The DNA region GTCCCGGGGGGGCGGGGGGCCTGGGTCGTCGGCGGCGCCGTGGAGGGGGAGGCGGAGCCGGACGGCGGCCCGGGGGGCTGGGCCGTCGTGGTGGTCGTCGCCGCGGTCGGAGGGGGCGCGGTCCCGGCGGCCAGGGAAGCGGGGGCGCGGGATGGGGTGCCCCCGACCAGGCGGCCGATGCCGGCCGCCAGACCGGCCGCCACCGCCCCGGCCGCACCGAGGGCCGCGGTGGCCCCGGCCCGGAGGAGCAGGGTCCGGCGCTCCATGTCGGCACCGGTACCGGCGGAGGCGGCACCGGTGCCGCGACCGGCCCGGCCGGCGAGGAGGGCGTCGGCCGAGAACGGTCCCGGCCCGGCCACGAGCAGGGGCGTCCACGCGAACAGGAACACGATGTCGGATCCCGTGTAGTACGGGCTCGAGTGGAAGCTCACCGACAGGAACAGTCCGAGGGATATCAGCAGGCCTCCCACCGCCGCCACCCGGGCGTGCAGCCCGGCCAGGGTGCCGAGGCCGACGGCCAGCTCCCCCAGGGCCAGCAGCACCCCGACGAGAACGGCCACGTGGCCCAGGGCGGTCAGGACCGGATGGATCGGGCTGTGGCGCGCCGCACCCAACAGCTGCGACTGGATCGAGATCGGGCTCGACGAGCGGAAGAAGTCGGGGTTGGCCAGCTTCTGGAGCCCGGCGAAGGCGAAGGTCACGCCCAGGAACACGCGAAGCGGTACCAGGGCCCAGTTGCGCGTCACGAGCAGGATCTTGTCGTACCCGGAGGCTCCGGCTCGGTCACCCCGGTATGGGCTGCGGTCTCCGGGGGCGCCTGATACGTTCGCCGTCATGGCCGAGGTCAGGGTTCTGGTGGGCACCCGGAAGGGCGCGTTCGTGATCACCGCCGACGGCGCCAGGCGGGACTGGAGCATCGCCGGCCCGCACTTCGCGGGGTGGGAGATCTACCACGTGAAGGGCTCGCCGGCCGCTCCCGACCGGCTGTACGCGTCGCAGTCGACGGGGTGGTTCGGCCAGGTCGTGCAGCGCTCCGACGACGGTGGGGTGACGTGGGCGCCGGTGGGCAACGAGTTCCGCTACGACGGGGTGCCCGGGACCCATCAGTGGTACGACGGGACGCCGCACCCGTGGGAGTTTGCCCGGGTGT from Acidimicrobiales bacterium includes:
- a CDS encoding TQO small subunit DoxD, which gives rise to MTRNWALVPLRVFLGVTFAFAGLQKLANPDFFRSSSPISIQSQLLGAARHSPIHPVLTALGHVAVLVGVLLALGELAVGLGTLAGLHARVAAVGGLLISLGLFLSVSFHSSPYYTGSDIVFLFAWTPLLVAGPGPFSADALLAGRAGRGTGAASAGTGADMERRTLLLRAGATAALGAAGAVAAGLAAGIGRLVGGTPSRAPASLAAGTAPPPTAATTTTTAQPPGPPSGSASPSTAPPTTQAPRPPGT